One window from the genome of Sphaerotilus microaerophilus encodes:
- a CDS encoding aromatic/alkene monooxygenase hydroxylase subunit beta yields MNAPEVLKPLKTWSHLASRRRKPSEYEIVSTNLHFSTDNPDAPFELDPNFEMARWFKEKRNGSPLKHPDWNAFRDPDEMVYRTYNMQQDGQETYVLGLFDQFSARGHDSMLERTWAGSLARLYTPARYLFHTLQMASAYLCQMAPASTISNCATYQTADSLRWLTHVAYRTKELSKTFGDIGFGADERRYWEQDSAWQGWRELVERALVAWDWAESFTAFSLVIRPAVEEAVLRGLGEAARHNGDTLLGLLTDAQLQDAQRHRRWAAALARMALEQPGNREVLAGWVAKWEPLADAAMAAYCAALPDMANGTQRAQAATREFRQGLGL; encoded by the coding sequence CGCTCAAGACCTGGAGCCACCTGGCCAGCCGCCGCCGCAAGCCCAGCGAGTACGAGATCGTCTCGACCAACCTGCATTTCTCCACCGACAACCCGGACGCACCCTTCGAGCTCGACCCCAACTTCGAGATGGCGCGCTGGTTCAAGGAAAAGCGCAACGGCTCGCCGCTGAAGCATCCGGACTGGAACGCCTTCCGCGATCCGGACGAGATGGTCTACCGCACCTACAACATGCAGCAGGACGGGCAGGAGACCTACGTGCTCGGCCTGTTCGACCAGTTCTCGGCACGCGGCCACGACAGCATGCTGGAGCGCACCTGGGCGGGCAGCCTTGCGCGCCTGTACACCCCGGCGCGCTACCTCTTCCACACGCTGCAGATGGCCTCGGCCTACCTCTGCCAGATGGCGCCGGCCTCCACCATCTCCAACTGCGCCACCTACCAGACGGCCGACTCGCTGCGCTGGCTGACGCACGTGGCGTACCGCACCAAGGAACTGTCCAAGACCTTCGGCGACATCGGCTTCGGCGCCGACGAACGCCGCTACTGGGAGCAGGACAGCGCCTGGCAGGGCTGGCGCGAGTTGGTCGAACGGGCGCTGGTGGCCTGGGACTGGGCCGAGAGCTTCACCGCCTTCAGCCTGGTGATCCGCCCGGCCGTCGAGGAAGCGGTGCTGCGCGGCCTGGGTGAAGCCGCCCGCCACAACGGCGACACGCTGCTGGGCCTGCTGACCGATGCGCAGCTGCAGGACGCCCAGCGCCACCGCCGCTGGGCCGCCGCGCTGGCGCGCATGGCGCTGGAGCAGCCGGGCAACCGGGAGGTGCTGGCCGGCTGGGTGGCCAAGTGGGAGCCGCTGGCCGATGCGGCGATGGCCGCCTACTGCGCCGCGCTGCCGGACATGGCCAATGGCACGCAGCGCGCCCAGGCCGCGACGCGCGAGTTCCGCCAGGGGCTCGGGCTGTAA
- a CDS encoding 2Fe-2S iron-sulfur cluster binding domain-containing protein — protein sequence MKVQIENGPAFEVAAGEDSLLRGALRAGFDFPYECSVGGCGGCRFDLLDGPMATLWEQAPGLSERDRRRGKRLACQSRPQGDCTIRVRPAGSEPSGLPAAQRLRATLLTRRAVTPDLSEFTFRLPADVAFRAGQYALLYPPGVEGARAYSFSDAPGEPGAPGLWRFMIRRVPGGRGSNALFDRVAPGDAIDLDGPYGHAWLRPGAAEAPRDVICIAGGSGLGPMRSVARGVLAEAGTRRVHFFLGLRTQAELGAAAEVAQLQAQAGGERLRLTTVLSNPTEGLAWEGVTGFVHTQVEAALTALGRPFDAYDHYFAGPPPMVEALQDLLMVRQRVPFAQIHFDRFV from the coding sequence GTGAAAGTCCAGATCGAGAACGGCCCGGCCTTCGAGGTCGCCGCCGGGGAGGACAGCCTGCTGCGCGGCGCGCTGCGTGCGGGCTTCGACTTCCCCTACGAGTGCAGCGTCGGCGGCTGCGGCGGCTGCCGCTTCGACCTGCTCGACGGCCCGATGGCCACGCTCTGGGAACAGGCGCCCGGCCTGTCCGAGCGCGACCGGCGGCGCGGCAAGCGGCTGGCCTGCCAGTCGCGGCCGCAGGGCGACTGCACCATCCGCGTGCGCCCCGCCGGCTCCGAGCCCAGCGGCCTGCCGGCGGCGCAGCGCCTGCGCGCCACGCTGCTGACGCGCCGCGCCGTCACGCCGGACCTGAGCGAGTTCACCTTCCGCCTGCCGGCGGACGTGGCCTTCCGCGCCGGCCAGTACGCCCTGCTCTACCCGCCGGGCGTCGAGGGTGCGCGGGCCTATTCGTTCAGCGATGCGCCCGGCGAGCCTGGCGCCCCGGGGCTTTGGCGCTTCATGATCCGCCGCGTGCCCGGTGGGCGGGGCAGCAACGCGCTGTTCGACCGGGTGGCGCCGGGCGACGCGATCGACCTGGACGGCCCCTACGGCCACGCCTGGCTGCGCCCGGGTGCGGCGGAGGCGCCTCGGGACGTGATCTGCATCGCCGGTGGCTCCGGCCTCGGGCCGATGCGGTCGGTGGCGCGCGGCGTGCTGGCCGAGGCGGGCACGCGGCGGGTGCACTTCTTCCTCGGGCTGCGCACGCAGGCCGAGTTGGGCGCCGCCGCGGAGGTGGCCCAGCTGCAAGCCCAGGCGGGTGGCGAGCGCCTGCGGCTGACCACCGTGCTGTCCAACCCGACCGAGGGCCTGGCCTGGGAGGGTGTTACCGGCTTCGTGCACACCCAGGTCGAGGCGGCGCTGACGGCGCTGGGCCGGCCCTTCGACGCCTACGACCACTACTTCGCCGGCCCGCCGCCGATGGTCGAGGCGCTGCAGGACCTGCTGATGGTGCGCCAGCGCGTGCCCTTCGCACAGATCCACTTCGACCGCTTCGTGTAG
- a CDS encoding OmpW/AlkL family protein encodes MNTLSSTARWALLAGLVLAGSAQAESSPWTLRLGPANVRFSTDAEVSVNGARVPGANAEASSNTTLGFELAYALDPRWTARLLGGIPPTTTLTGTGALAGTGTLGKVTYGPLAGTVTWNLLTDGPVRPYLGAGLNYTVVFKSRDGFIANLDAKSAFGTVLQAGLDLPLSDRWTLSLDARKIFVKTQADGVLPAMGGAAAHADVRLDPLVVFLSLGTRF; translated from the coding sequence ATGAACACCCTATCTTCGACCGCCCGCTGGGCACTGCTCGCCGGCCTGGTGCTGGCGGGCTCGGCCCAGGCCGAGTCGTCCCCCTGGACCCTGCGGCTGGGTCCGGCCAACGTGCGCTTCAGCACCGACGCGGAGGTCTCGGTCAACGGCGCCCGGGTGCCCGGCGCCAACGCCGAAGCGAGTTCCAACACGACCCTCGGTTTTGAACTTGCCTACGCCCTCGACCCGCGCTGGACGGCGCGGCTGCTGGGCGGCATCCCGCCCACCACCACGCTGACCGGCACCGGTGCGCTGGCCGGCACCGGCACGCTGGGCAAGGTGACCTATGGGCCCCTTGCCGGCACGGTGACCTGGAACCTGCTCACGGACGGCCCTGTGCGCCCCTACCTGGGAGCCGGGCTGAACTACACCGTCGTGTTCAAGAGCCGGGACGGCTTCATCGCCAACCTGGATGCGAAGAGCGCCTTCGGCACGGTGCTGCAGGCCGGGCTGGACCTGCCGCTGAGCGATCGCTGGACCCTGAGCCTCGACGCGCGCAAGATCTTCGTGAAGACCCAGGCCGATGGCGTCCTGCCGGCGATGGGCGGCGCTGCGGCCCATGCCGATGTGCGGCTGGATCCGCTGGTGGTGTTCCTGTCGCTGGGCACGCGTTTCTGA
- a CDS encoding sigma-54-dependent Fis family transcriptional regulator, translating to MDAHLKYPADADLRGLLRFTPDEGAIWLGDRRMVLLHTAALGALRHDLITSVGPEHAKRVLTRMGYASGLRDAEFAKRLRGERSWNEMFLVGPQLHMLEGAAKVTPVQTDIDLDAGKFYGEYRWDHCWEAYAHREKLGLAEEPACWILLGYASGYTSAFMGRLVLFKETTCAACGADHCHIVGRPIDEWPDGDVHRTYFEPDSLLEKIDALQQQVQALRSSLEPAAQGALIGSAPSFRRAYELLRKAAGTQVTVLLTGETGVGKERFARALHELSERRTGPFVAVNCAALPGELIEAELFGVEKGGYTGAHASRAGRFERADGGTLFLDEIGEMPLAAQAKLLRALQEGEIERIAGISERAMQALATHPWPGNVRELENLIERGVILAAQDGPIELEHVFPEAPEPQRQAGLGPQGRLADVDSREQRDLLDRVLDCGMSLDQLEQRVLEAAVSAAGGNLSAAARRLGITRPQLAYRLKRAAEASGSPAAADPA from the coding sequence TTGGATGCCCACCTGAAGTACCCCGCCGACGCGGACCTGCGCGGCCTGCTGCGCTTCACGCCCGACGAGGGCGCGATCTGGCTGGGCGACCGCCGCATGGTGCTGCTGCACACCGCGGCACTGGGGGCGCTGCGCCATGACCTGATCACCTCGGTGGGGCCCGAGCATGCCAAGCGGGTGCTCACGCGCATGGGCTATGCGAGCGGGCTGCGCGACGCCGAGTTCGCCAAGCGGCTGCGTGGCGAGCGCTCCTGGAACGAGATGTTCCTGGTCGGCCCGCAGTTGCACATGCTGGAGGGCGCGGCCAAGGTCACGCCGGTGCAGACCGACATCGACCTGGACGCCGGCAAGTTCTACGGCGAGTACCGCTGGGACCATTGCTGGGAGGCCTACGCGCACCGCGAGAAACTGGGCCTGGCGGAAGAGCCGGCCTGCTGGATCCTGCTGGGCTACGCCAGCGGCTACACCAGCGCCTTCATGGGCCGGCTGGTGCTGTTCAAGGAAACCACCTGCGCGGCCTGCGGGGCGGACCACTGCCACATCGTGGGCCGGCCGATCGACGAATGGCCGGACGGCGACGTGCACCGCACCTACTTCGAGCCCGACTCGCTGCTGGAGAAGATCGACGCGCTGCAGCAGCAGGTGCAGGCGCTGCGCTCCAGCCTGGAGCCGGCCGCGCAGGGGGCGCTGATCGGCAGCGCGCCGAGCTTCCGCCGCGCCTACGAGCTGCTGCGCAAGGCCGCCGGCACGCAGGTGACGGTGCTGCTGACCGGCGAGACGGGCGTGGGCAAGGAGCGCTTCGCGCGCGCGCTGCACGAGCTGTCCGAGCGGCGCACGGGCCCCTTCGTCGCGGTGAACTGCGCGGCGCTGCCGGGCGAGCTGATCGAGGCCGAGCTGTTCGGCGTCGAGAAGGGCGGCTACACCGGCGCGCACGCCTCGCGGGCCGGGCGCTTCGAGCGCGCCGACGGCGGTACGCTCTTCCTCGACGAGATCGGCGAGATGCCGCTGGCGGCGCAGGCCAAGCTGCTGCGCGCGCTGCAGGAGGGCGAAATCGAGCGCATCGCCGGCATCAGCGAGCGGGCGATGCAGGCGCTGGCCACGCACCCCTGGCCGGGCAACGTGCGCGAGCTGGAGAACCTGATCGAGCGCGGCGTCATCCTGGCCGCGCAGGACGGGCCGATCGAGCTGGAGCATGTCTTCCCCGAGGCGCCCGAGCCGCAGCGCCAGGCCGGCCTGGGCCCGCAGGGGCGGCTGGCCGATGTCGATTCGCGCGAGCAGCGCGACCTGCTCGACCGCGTGCTGGACTGCGGGATGTCGCTGGACCAGCTCGAACAGCGCGTGCTGGAGGCGGCGGTGAGCGCGGCCGGCGGCAACCTCTCGGCCGCGGCGCGGCGGCTCGGCATCACCCGGCCGCAGCTGGCCTATCGGCTCAAGCGGGCGGCCGAGGCCTCCGGTTCGCCCGCTGCGGCCGACCCAGCCTGA
- a CDS encoding GntR family transcriptional regulator: MLPSEKFLAAFHVPDEAPRTLAERAYLGLRHDIVTGALPPGERLRVEHLKDRYEVGAGTLREALGLLVSDALVQAEGQRGFRVAPMSMADLADVTANRVFLETEALRQSIRSGDAQWERELAAAFEALSLAELNPAGRDVAEWERCNRAFHEALIAAHGSPWNKYMLGILYRHSERYRYLALRLVDMASLQHDVHREHEDIFRAAIARQEARAALALEAHVRLTCELLQAEVHKGLDLDAALAARRAPTPAGAQLQAQAQAQE, translated from the coding sequence ATGCTCCCGTCCGAGAAATTCCTCGCCGCCTTCCACGTCCCTGATGAGGCGCCGCGCACCCTGGCCGAGCGCGCCTACCTCGGGCTGCGCCACGACATCGTTACTGGTGCGCTGCCGCCGGGCGAGCGCCTGCGCGTCGAGCACCTGAAGGACCGCTACGAGGTGGGTGCCGGCACGCTGCGCGAGGCGCTGGGCCTGCTGGTGTCGGACGCGCTGGTGCAGGCCGAGGGGCAGCGCGGCTTTCGCGTCGCGCCGATGTCGATGGCCGACCTGGCCGACGTCACCGCCAACCGCGTCTTCCTGGAGACCGAGGCGCTGCGCCAGTCGATCCGCAGCGGCGATGCGCAGTGGGAGCGCGAGCTGGCCGCCGCCTTCGAGGCCCTGTCCCTGGCCGAGCTGAACCCCGCCGGGCGTGACGTGGCCGAGTGGGAGCGCTGCAACCGGGCCTTCCACGAGGCGCTCATCGCCGCGCACGGCTCGCCCTGGAACAAGTACATGCTCGGCATCCTCTACCGCCACTCGGAGCGCTACCGCTACCTGGCGCTGCGGCTGGTCGACATGGCCAGCCTGCAGCACGACGTGCACCGCGAGCACGAGGACATCTTCCGCGCCGCCATTGCGCGCCAGGAGGCGCGTGCCGCACTGGCGCTGGAGGCGCACGTGCGCCTGACCTGCGAGCTGCTGCAGGCCGAGGTGCACAAGGGGCTGGACCTGGATGCCGCGCTGGCGGCGCGGCGCGCGCCGACGCCCGCCGGGGCCCAGCTTCAGGCCCAGGCCCAGGCTCAGGAGTAG
- a CDS encoding histidine phosphatase family protein — protein MSTLYLVRHGQASFGAADYDQLSELGARQCRRLGEYFAERGIRFDAVLMGSLRRHAQSHAALAEGLGKGLGNMPAPRVWPGLNEYDSEALIRAVLTPDEFDRMAADRSPEGYRAHFRVLRTALNRWAEGEIEPRGMPSWRAFVGGIVGALDLVRERHHGGQVLIVSSGGPIATAVAQVLGAPHQTAVELNLRIRNSAVTEFSFTPKRHMLQSFNGIPHLDAPAYDGWVSYS, from the coding sequence ATGAGCACCCTCTACCTCGTCCGCCACGGCCAGGCCTCCTTCGGCGCGGCCGACTACGACCAGCTCAGCGAGCTCGGCGCGCGGCAGTGCCGCCGCCTGGGCGAGTACTTCGCGGAGCGCGGCATCCGCTTCGACGCGGTGCTGATGGGCAGCCTGCGCCGCCATGCCCAGTCCCACGCCGCGCTGGCCGAAGGGCTGGGCAAGGGCCTGGGCAACATGCCCGCGCCGCGGGTCTGGCCGGGCCTGAACGAGTACGACAGCGAGGCGCTGATCCGCGCGGTGCTGACCCCCGACGAGTTCGACCGCATGGCCGCCGACCGGAGCCCCGAGGGCTACCGGGCGCACTTCCGCGTGCTGCGCACGGCGCTGAACCGCTGGGCCGAAGGCGAGATCGAGCCACGGGGCATGCCGAGCTGGCGCGCCTTCGTCGGCGGCATCGTCGGCGCGCTGGACCTGGTGCGCGAGCGCCACCATGGCGGACAGGTCCTGATCGTCTCCAGCGGCGGGCCGATCGCCACCGCGGTGGCGCAGGTGCTGGGCGCGCCGCATCAGACCGCCGTCGAGCTGAACCTGCGCATCCGCAACAGCGCGGTGACCGAGTTCAGCTTCACGCCCAAGCGCCACATGCTGCAGAGCTTCAACGGCATCCCGCACCTGGATGCACCGGCCTACGACGGCTGGGTCAGCTACTCCTGA
- a CDS encoding cation diffusion facilitator family transporter, whose translation MHKHHGHDPADHHGPANHDRAFALGIVLNLGFVAVEAGVGWRIDSLALLADAGHNLSDVAGLVLAWGGALAGRLRPDARHTFGWQRASILAAFANALLLLVAMGALAWEAVQRLNAPAPVEGLTIVWVATLAIVVNTATALLFLRGREHDLNIRGAFMHMAADALVSVGVVIAGLLTWRFSLYWMDPVVSLLIALVIVVGTWGLFRQSLHLLFDGVPEGIDLGEVQALLEALPGVERVHDLHVWAMGTAQTALTAHLLMPEQPADDAFLAEASRQLHERFEIAHVTLQAIRTPFTVSCHGAPGCA comes from the coding sequence ATGCACAAGCACCACGGCCACGACCCCGCCGATCACCACGGCCCCGCCAACCACGACCGCGCCTTCGCGCTGGGCATCGTGCTCAACCTCGGCTTCGTCGCCGTCGAGGCCGGCGTGGGCTGGCGCATTGACTCGCTGGCGCTGCTGGCCGACGCCGGCCACAACCTCAGCGACGTGGCCGGGCTGGTGCTGGCCTGGGGCGGCGCGCTGGCCGGGCGGCTGCGCCCGGATGCGCGCCACACCTTCGGCTGGCAGCGCGCCAGCATCCTGGCGGCCTTCGCCAACGCCCTGCTGCTGCTCGTGGCGATGGGCGCGCTGGCCTGGGAAGCCGTGCAGCGGCTGAACGCGCCCGCGCCGGTGGAAGGGCTGACGATCGTCTGGGTCGCGACGCTCGCCATCGTGGTCAACACCGCCACCGCGCTGCTGTTCCTGCGCGGGCGCGAGCACGACCTCAACATCCGCGGCGCCTTCATGCACATGGCGGCCGATGCACTGGTGTCGGTGGGCGTCGTGATCGCCGGGCTGCTGACCTGGCGCTTCAGCTTGTACTGGATGGACCCGGTGGTCAGCCTGCTGATCGCGCTGGTGATCGTGGTGGGCACCTGGGGGCTGTTCCGGCAGTCGCTGCACCTGCTGTTCGACGGCGTGCCCGAGGGCATCGACCTCGGCGAGGTGCAGGCCCTGCTCGAAGCCCTGCCCGGCGTCGAGCGCGTGCACGACCTGCACGTCTGGGCCATGGGCACGGCGCAGACCGCGCTGACCGCGCACCTGCTGATGCCCGAGCAGCCGGCCGATGATGCCTTCCTGGCCGAAGCGAGCCGGCAGCTGCACGAGCGCTTCGAGATCGCGCACGTGACGCTGCAGGCCATCCGCACGCCGTTCACGGTGTCGTGCCACGGGGCGCCGGGCTGCGCCTGA
- a CDS encoding MFS transporter, producing MLGTAQTLGYASTFYLPAMLAEPMARDLGIGNAAVFAAFSLAMLLSALVGPSAGRLIDRHGGRGLLSLTSLGFALGLLALACAQGPWSLVAAWLLLGLGMGAGLYESAFATLVWLYGRDAGRTITGITLLAGFASTVGWPLSAWMDAYFGWRGACVGWALLHLGLGLPLNALLPSTPPGTDGKPATSALATQNGPPGNAPHEAPDESPRLANPVRVIALLAFVFAAAWFCATAMATHLPRLLQAGGATLAAAVAAGALVGPAQVAGRWLEFALQRRLHPLRSARVAAAGHPLGALLFGLAGATPLATGAFAVLHGLGNGILTIAKGTLPLVYFGPAGYGRRQGWLMMPARIAQAAAPWLFGLALDAWGRAALALTAAIGLAAWIALLVLPRPPP from the coding sequence ATGCTGGGCACCGCCCAGACGCTGGGCTACGCGTCCACCTTCTACCTCCCGGCGATGCTGGCCGAGCCGATGGCGCGCGATCTCGGCATTGGCAACGCCGCCGTGTTCGCCGCCTTCTCGCTGGCGATGTTGCTCTCCGCGCTGGTCGGCCCCAGCGCCGGGCGGCTGATCGACCGCCACGGCGGGCGGGGCCTGCTGTCGCTCACCAGCCTGGGCTTCGCCCTGGGCCTGCTGGCCCTGGCCTGCGCACAGGGCCCCTGGAGCCTCGTCGCCGCCTGGCTGCTGCTGGGCCTGGGGATGGGGGCCGGGCTGTATGAGTCGGCCTTTGCCACCCTGGTGTGGCTGTACGGGCGGGACGCCGGCCGCACCATCACCGGCATCACGCTGCTGGCCGGCTTTGCCAGCACCGTCGGCTGGCCGCTGTCGGCCTGGATGGACGCGTACTTCGGCTGGCGCGGCGCCTGTGTCGGCTGGGCCCTGCTGCACCTGGGGCTGGGGTTGCCGCTCAACGCGCTCCTGCCGTCGACCCCTCCTGGCACCGATGGCAAGCCCGCCACCTCGGCCCTGGCCACGCAGAACGGCCCGCCAGGCAATGCGCCGCATGAGGCGCCGGACGAGTCGCCACGCCTGGCAAACCCCGTGCGTGTCATTGCCCTGCTGGCCTTCGTGTTCGCAGCCGCCTGGTTCTGCGCCACCGCGATGGCCACCCACCTGCCCCGGCTGCTGCAGGCCGGCGGCGCCACGCTGGCCGCTGCGGTGGCGGCCGGCGCCCTGGTCGGCCCGGCACAGGTGGCCGGGCGCTGGCTGGAGTTTGCCCTGCAGCGCCGGCTGCACCCGCTGCGGTCGGCCCGCGTGGCGGCCGCGGGCCACCCCCTCGGCGCCCTGCTGTTCGGGCTGGCGGGCGCCACGCCGCTCGCCACCGGCGCGTTCGCGGTGCTGCACGGGCTGGGCAACGGCATCCTCACCATCGCCAAGGGCACGCTGCCGCTGGTCTATTTCGGGCCGGCGGGCTACGGCCGGCGCCAGGGCTGGCTGATGATGCCGGCCCGCATCGCACAGGCCGCCGCGCCCTGGCTGTTCGGCCTGGCGCTGGACGCCTGGGGGCGTGCCGCCCTGGCACTCACCGCCGCAATCGGCCTGGCCGCCTGGATCGCCCTGCTGGTGTTGCCGCGCCCACCGCCCTGA
- the crcB gene encoding fluoride efflux transporter CrcB, with protein MLSSLFAISLGAALGAILRWLLSIGLNGLFPTLPPGTLVANLVGGYLIGLALTFFAQQPHLPPEWRLFVITGFLGGLTTFSTFSAEVTTLLQAGRLGWAGAVIATHVLGSLAMTLLGMASLAWWRRG; from the coding sequence ATGCTCAGCTCCCTGTTCGCCATCAGCCTCGGTGCCGCGCTCGGCGCCATCCTGCGCTGGCTGCTCAGCATCGGGCTCAATGGCCTGTTCCCCACCCTGCCTCCGGGCACGCTGGTGGCCAACCTGGTCGGCGGGTACCTGATCGGCCTGGCGCTGACCTTCTTTGCCCAGCAGCCGCATCTGCCGCCGGAGTGGCGCCTGTTCGTCATCACCGGCTTCCTGGGCGGGTTGACCACCTTCTCGACCTTCTCGGCCGAGGTCACCACCCTGCTGCAGGCCGGCCGCCTGGGCTGGGCCGGCGCGGTGATCGCCACCCACGTGCTGGGCTCGCTGGCGATGACGCTGCTGGGCATGGCCTCGCTGGCCTGGTGGCGCCGTGGCTGA
- a CDS encoding DUF2214 family protein — protein sequence MWTEALLAYAHLACVLGWVVFVTSQAALARSEWLNAAVLERLLRVDRILWICWAALLLSGLARAFWGVKGAGWYWSQPLLHTKLTLLLALGAAAWPNTRAYTRWLAQWRSEGRLPAAEEVDVVRRRVMVIAHVMLLIPLLAVALARGLFTR from the coding sequence ATGTGGACCGAAGCCCTGCTTGCCTACGCCCACCTCGCCTGTGTGCTGGGCTGGGTTGTCTTCGTCACCAGCCAGGCCGCGCTCGCGCGCAGCGAGTGGCTCAATGCCGCCGTGCTGGAGCGCCTGCTGCGGGTGGACCGCATCCTCTGGATCTGCTGGGCGGCGCTGCTGCTGAGCGGGCTGGCGCGTGCCTTCTGGGGCGTCAAGGGCGCCGGCTGGTATTGGAGCCAGCCGCTGCTGCACACCAAGCTGACGCTGCTGCTGGCGCTGGGCGCAGCGGCCTGGCCCAACACGCGGGCCTACACCCGCTGGCTGGCGCAGTGGCGCAGCGAGGGCCGCCTGCCCGCCGCGGAAGAGGTCGATGTGGTGCGGCGCCGGGTGATGGTCATTGCCCACGTGATGCTGCTGATCCCGCTGCTGGCGGTGGCGCTGGCGCGGGGGCTTTTCACGCGTTGA
- the ypfJ gene encoding KPN_02809 family neutral zinc metallopeptidase, which produces MKWEGQRESDQIEDRRSGGGGGGLGGGGVRLPVGRGGVGLGTVAIALVAGWIFGINPMTILGLLAGGGPAPTEVSRPAPGAPVQRDEATRFVSTVLASTEDAWEQTLRAAGGQYQKPVLVLYRGATRSACGVGQAEMGPFYCPGDRKVYLDLDFFDVMRKRLGAPGDFAQAYVVAHEVGHHVQHLLGITDKVDNARRRMSEAQANAMSVRLELQADCFAGIWANHSQQARQWLDAGDLQEALNAASQIGDDTLQRNAGGAVAPENFTHGTSAQRVRWFQRGYESGRMQDCSTFEARQL; this is translated from the coding sequence ATGAAGTGGGAAGGCCAGCGCGAGAGCGACCAGATCGAGGACCGCCGCAGCGGCGGGGGCGGTGGTGGCCTGGGCGGGGGCGGTGTGCGCCTGCCGGTCGGCCGTGGCGGCGTTGGCCTGGGCACGGTGGCGATCGCGCTGGTGGCGGGCTGGATCTTCGGCATCAACCCGATGACCATCCTCGGCCTGCTGGCTGGCGGAGGCCCGGCACCCACCGAGGTCAGCCGGCCGGCGCCAGGAGCGCCTGTGCAGCGCGACGAAGCCACGCGCTTCGTATCCACCGTGCTCGCTTCCACCGAGGACGCCTGGGAGCAGACCCTGCGCGCCGCAGGCGGCCAGTACCAGAAGCCGGTGCTGGTGCTCTACCGTGGCGCCACGCGCTCGGCCTGCGGGGTGGGCCAGGCCGAGATGGGGCCGTTCTACTGCCCGGGCGACCGCAAGGTCTACCTGGACCTGGACTTCTTCGACGTGATGCGCAAGCGCCTCGGTGCGCCAGGCGACTTTGCCCAGGCCTACGTGGTGGCGCACGAGGTCGGCCACCACGTGCAGCACCTGCTGGGCATCACCGACAAGGTGGACAACGCGCGCCGGCGCATGAGCGAGGCGCAGGCCAACGCGATGTCGGTGCGGCTGGAGCTGCAGGCCGACTGCTTTGCCGGCATCTGGGCCAACCACTCCCAGCAGGCGCGCCAGTGGCTGGACGCCGGGGACCTGCAGGAGGCACTCAACGCCGCCTCGCAGATCGGCGACGACACCCTGCAGCGCAACGCCGGTGGCGCGGTGGCGCCGGAGAACTTCACCCACGGCACCAGCGCCCAGCGCGTGCGCTGGTTCCAGCGTGGCTACGAGAGCGGGCGCATGCAGGACTGCAGCACCTTCGAGGCGCGGCAGCTCTGA